In Candida orthopsilosis Co 90-125, chromosome 6 draft sequence, the following are encoded in one genomic region:
- a CDS encoding Can1 basic amino acid permease: protein MSHHDLEKGGSTSSTSNSLHHNTAVAAPPHSNAISPSQSTPFSIKEKQQDTNFIQDDDLFLREDESEEDGSVNEIKRGLKARHVSMIALGGTIGTGLFISTGSTLNQAGPVLSLISFLFMTTIAFSVTQSLGEMATLIPVSGSFAQFVTRWISKSAGAANGWLYWFSWAITFALELSVIGQVIEYWTDAVPLAAWISIFFVIITVFNFFPVKFYGEVEFWVASIKVLAVFGWIIYALCMVCGAGKTGPVGFRYWRNGYAWGDGILVSDTATKRFLGWLSSLINAAFTFQGTELTGISAGESANPRRTVPRAIKKVLFRILIFYVLCMFFIGLLVPYNDPKLTGGSYTSNSPFIIAMNNSGTKVLPHIFNAVIVTTIISAANSNVYCGSRIVYGLAEAGVAPKFFLKTNRGGVPYLAVSLTAAFGALGYLAVSESGENAFTWLLNISSTAGLICWGFISASHIRFIKVLKRRGISRDSLPYKAMFMPVAAYYACFFIFLITLVQGFQAFFNGFDVTDFFTAYVSVIFFVVLWIGFQLFFHGFSLSWKDYFVPLDDCDIDSGVREIDEMEWESTEPRNLWEKFWDIVA, encoded by the coding sequence atgagtCATCACGATCTAGAAAAGGGTGGCtctacatcatcaacttcaaactCATTACATCACAACACTGCTGTTGCAGCACCACCACATTCCAACGCCATATCCCCATcacaatcaacaccattcagcatcaaagaaaaacaacaagatacCAATTTTATACAAGATGACGACCTTTTCCTTCGTGAAGATGAATCTGAAGAAGATGGATCAGTCAACGAAATCAAACGTGGTTTAAAAGCACGTCATGTATCAATGATTGCTCTAGGTGGTACTATTGGTACTGGTCTTTTCATTTCTACAGGAAGCACATTAAATCAAGCTGGACCTGTTTTATCACTTATATCGTTCTTGTTTATgacaacaattgcattttcAGTTACTCAATCCTTGGGTGAAATGGCAACATTGATTCCGGTCTCGGGTTCTTTTGCTCAATTCGTCACTAGGTGGATTTCGAAATCTGCTGGTGCAGCAAATGGTTGGTTGTATTGGTTCAGTTGGGCCATTACTTTTGCGTTAGAATTGTCGGTTATTGGACAAGTTATAGAGTACTGGACTGATGCTGTACCATTAGCAGCATGGATtagtattttttttgtcatTATTACTGTGTTCAACTTCTTCCCCGTCAAGTTTTATGGTGAGGTTGAATTTTGGGTGGCTTCAATTAAAGTGTTGGCTGTGTTTGGATGGATCATTTATGCCTTATGTATGGTTTGTGGAGCTGGTAAAACTGGTCCCGTTGGGTTCAGGTACTGGAGAAATGGATATGCATGGGGTGATGGTATTTTGGTTTCTGATACTGCAACAAAGAGATTTCTCGGTTGGTTATCTTCATTAATCAATGCAGCATTCACTTTCCAAGGTACTGAATTGACGGGTATTTCCGCTGGTGAATCCGCTAATCCACGTCGTACAGTGCCACGTGCTATTAAAAAGGTGTTGTTTCgtattttgattttttacGTCTTGTGCATGTTTTTCATTGGATTATTGGTTCCTTATAATGATCCTAAATTGACTGGTGGTAGTTATACTTCAAATTCACCTTTCATCATCGCCATGAATAACTCAGGAACTAAAGTGTTGCCTCATATTTTCAATGCTGTCATTGTCACAACAATTATTTCCGCCGCTAACTCAAATGTTTATTGCGGATCACGTATTGTTTATGGTTTAGCTGAAGCTGGGGTTGCTCCTAAATTTTTCCTCAAGACTAATCGTGGTGGTGTCCCGTATTTAGCAGTTAGTTTAACTGCTGCATTTGGTGCATTGGGTTACTTGGCCGTGTCTGAGAGTGGTGAAAATGCATTCACTTGGTTATTaaacatttcatcaactgctggtttgatttgttggGGTTTCATTTCCGCAAGTCATATTAGATTCATAaaagtattgaaaagaagaggaaTAAGTCGTGATTCATTACCTTATAAAGCCATGTTTATGCCTGTTGCTGCTTACTATGCttgtttcttcatctttttgATTACTTTGGTCCAAGGATTCCAAGCTTTCTTCAATGGATTTGATGTCACTGATTTTTTTACGGCTTATGTGTCGgtaattttctttgttgtattgtGGATTGGATTCCAATTATTTTTCCATGGTTTCAGTTTATCTTGGAAAGATTATTTTGTTCCTTTGGATGATTGCGATATTGATAGTGGTGTtagagaaattgatgaaatggaaTGGGAATCTACTGAACCTAGAAACTTGTGGGAGAAATTCTGGGATATTGTTGCATAG
- a CDS encoding Sun41 cell wall glycosidase (the C. parapsilosis ortholog has an intron in the UTR; similar to C. parapsilosis CPAR2_603090 and C. albicans SUN41) has protein sequence MKFSNSFVLAFAACALAVPAPAVNLGYKDHAVVPVAKREEDCQEPVFHGHHKHKRAVVYEYAYVTVTVDAKGNPVTTTATTSTESTGDAQQTDNTSSDISSTTTIVQNDSLTSNEPSTLSLPSGTITPSTSSAEASSTGGSSSSSNGINGDLSAFQDPSQEFPDGVYSCDYFPSGQGVIALDHLGFGGWSGIYNSDTSTGGSCKEGSYCSYACQSGMSKTQWPDNQPSNGVSVGGLLCKNGKLYKTNSRSNYLCEWGADKARVVSNIDKSVAICRTDYPGTENMVIPTVVDAGSTSVITVVDQDTYYKWKGGATSAQFYVNNAGVSYQDGCLWGSSGSGVGNWAPLNFGTGYASGIAYLSLIPNPNNYDSLNFNVKIVAADDSSNVSGQCVYENGKYNGNGKDGCTVGVTKGKGNYVLYN, from the coding sequence atgaagttttccaattctttcgTTTTAGCTTTTGCTGCTTGTGCACTTGCTGTTCCGGCACCAGCTGTCAATTTAGGCTACAAAGATCACGCTGTTGTTCCAGTTGCtaaaagagaagaagacTGTCAAGAACCAGTTTTCCATGGTCATCATAAACATAAGAGAGCTGTAGTTTATGAATATGCCTATGTTACAGTTACTGTTGATGCCAAGGGTAATCCAGTTACTACTACTGCTACTACTTCTACCGAATCAACTGGTGATGCTCAACAAACTGATAATACTTCACTGGATATTTcatccaccaccaccattgttcaaaatgatTCGTTAACTTCAAATGAACCATCAACATTGTCTTTACCTAGTGGAACCATTACtccatcaacttcttcagctgaagcttcttcaactggtggatcttcttcttcttccaatggTATTAATGGAGATTTATCTGCTTTCCAAGATCCATCTCAAGAATTCCCTGACGGTGTTTACTCATGTGATTATTTCCCATCAGGACAAGGTGTTATTGCCTTGGATCACTTGGGATTCGGTGGTTGGTCAGGTATTTACAACAGTGACACATCAACTGGTGGATCATGTAAAGAAGGTTCTTATTGTTCATATGCATGTCAGAGTGGTATGTCCAAGACTCAATGGCCAGATAATCAACCATCAAATGGTGTTTCAGTTGGAGGATTATTATGTAAAAATGGTAAATTATACAAGACCAATTCAAGATCAAACTACTTGTGTGAATGGGGTGCCGATAAAGCCCGTGTTGTCAGTAACATTGATAAATCAGTTGCCATTTGTAGAACTGATTATCCAGGTACTGAAAATATGGTTATTCCAACTGTGGTTGATGCAGGTTCCACTTCTGTTATtactgttgttgatcaagatACTTATTACAAATGGAAAGGTGGTGCTACCTCAGCTCAATTTTACGTAAACAATGCCGGTGTTTCATACCAGGATGGGTGTCTTTGGGGTTCATCTGGTTCTGGCGTTGGTAATTGGGCTCCATTAAATTTCGGTACTGGCTATGCTAGTGGAATTGCTTATTTATCATTGattccaaatccaaataattatgattcattgaattttaATGTCAAGAttgttgctgctgatgattcttcaaatgttAGTGGACAATGTGTTTATGAGAATGGTAAATACAATGGAAATGGAAAAGATGGATGTACTGTTGGTGTTACCAAAGGTAAGGGTAACTATGTCTTGTATAACTAG